One part of the Amaranthus tricolor cultivar Red isolate AtriRed21 chromosome 16, ASM2621246v1, whole genome shotgun sequence genome encodes these proteins:
- the LOC130802366 gene encoding uncharacterized protein LOC130802366 — translation MALKRDEAEVTPGVVTGTFLVNNKPAYVLFDSGAFHSLIASSCISKLSLSSSLEISSEFAQPSGERILCQRVYRDIPLDFMGIDLRVDLIEFPLDNFDVILGMDWLRKYKEIIDCWLKKVSVRGSKGQRVTFKGFVPKNHTKIISVIKLKTYSRRN, via the coding sequence ATGGCTCTCAAGAGAGATGAAGCCGAGGTTACACCAGGAGTTGTGACGGGTACGTTCTTGGTCAACAACAAACCGGcatatgttttatttgattctgGAGCATTTCATTCATTGATTGCATCTTCATGTATATCAAAGTTGTCTTTGTCTAGTTCACTTGAGATAAGTAGTGAGTTTGCCCAACCATCGGGCGAGAGAATCTTATGTCAGCGAGTGTATAGGGATATACCATTAGACTTTATGGGAATAGATTTACGCGTAGATTTAATAGAGTTTCCTCTGGATAATTTTGATGTTATCTTGGGAATGGATTGGCTGAGGAAGTACAAGGAGATCATTGATTGTTGGTTGAAGAAAGTGTCTGTACGAGGGTCTAAAGGGCAGAGAGtgacttttaagggttttgtgccAAAGAATCACACTAAGATCATATCTGTTATCAAGCTGAAAACATATTCGAGAAGGAATTAG